The Halobellus sp. MBLA0158 genome has a window encoding:
- a CDS encoding DUF7124 domain-containing protein codes for MTDHVNLDELTTEGEREDDSDDGDWLSPENTAPGGDRDDGTAAAGVSAPPGSPDSDDGSGTVDAAADGEAARADPAETRVPHVPRSDKDKPVGIPKEGGGAGGVAGGESSAADGADADAASGSDAENAGPHGRGVDEMTLALTYEAATALANPSGAFADANRWADWIGIVGGVPAHVLNKFQRDHHLDLDFFNGSGMEPAERLADIDENSMFYAERLVLVGREGEEGIAERAGWEFLPLSEAAEKAGWDHEGA; via the coding sequence ATGACCGACCACGTAAATCTGGACGAACTGACGACCGAAGGCGAGCGCGAGGACGATTCGGACGACGGCGACTGGCTCAGTCCCGAGAACACGGCGCCCGGGGGCGACCGCGACGACGGAACAGCGGCCGCGGGCGTATCAGCACCACCCGGAAGCCCGGACTCCGACGACGGATCCGGGACCGTCGACGCCGCGGCCGACGGCGAGGCGGCCCGGGCCGACCCCGCCGAGACGCGGGTCCCACACGTCCCCCGCTCGGATAAGGACAAGCCCGTCGGCATTCCGAAGGAGGGCGGCGGTGCGGGCGGCGTCGCCGGAGGCGAGTCGAGCGCGGCCGACGGGGCCGACGCGGACGCGGCGAGCGGATCCGACGCGGAGAACGCCGGCCCGCACGGCCGCGGCGTGGACGAGATGACGCTGGCGCTGACCTACGAGGCGGCGACGGCGCTGGCGAATCCGTCGGGGGCGTTCGCCGACGCGAACCGCTGGGCGGACTGGATCGGCATCGTCGGCGGCGTCCCCGCGCACGTCCTCAACAAGTTCCAGCGCGACCACCACCTCGATCTGGACTTCTTCAACGGATCGGGGATGGAGCCGGCCGAGCGGCTCGCCGACATCGACGAGAACTCGATGTTCTACGCCGAGCGGCTGGTGCTTGTCGGCCGCGAGGGCGAGGAGGGCATCGCCGAGCGGGCCGGCTGGGAGTTCCTCCCGCTGTCGGAGGCCGCCGAGAAGGCCGGCTGGGACCACGAGGGTGCGTGA